One region of Streptomyces sp. CG4 genomic DNA includes:
- a CDS encoding 3-oxoacyl-[acyl-carrier-protein] synthase III C-terminal domain-containing protein — protein MITTADRYILPDFDRYRADRGQPRGDEATGLVLSRRKGGVARLMSTVLAGDATYEGLQRGDLAWAACRGTHGRPTDLRARAKQYLAGSHGSVPEIVARLGSGQQATIRRALGEAEITADDVAWFVFPHSGYAIVDWQSRHREFGIAEERTTWPWGRWVGHLGAGDQAAGLTHLLESGKARPGDRVALFGTGSGYSFGCAVLEILRSPQWSASTR, from the coding sequence TTGATCACCACCGCAGACCGCTACATCCTCCCGGACTTCGACCGCTATCGGGCGGACCGGGGGCAGCCCCGTGGAGACGAAGCAACCGGGCTGGTTCTCTCGCGGCGCAAGGGCGGCGTGGCACGGCTGATGTCCACCGTTCTGGCTGGCGACGCAACGTACGAGGGGTTGCAGCGCGGCGACCTGGCGTGGGCTGCCTGCCGTGGCACCCACGGCAGGCCGACGGACCTGCGAGCCAGGGCCAAGCAGTACCTCGCCGGTTCCCACGGCAGCGTGCCGGAGATCGTGGCGCGGCTGGGAAGCGGCCAGCAGGCCACCATTCGCCGGGCTCTTGGCGAAGCGGAGATCACGGCCGACGATGTCGCGTGGTTCGTCTTCCCGCATTCCGGCTACGCCATCGTCGACTGGCAGTCCCGGCATCGGGAGTTCGGCATCGCCGAGGAGCGTACGACATGGCCGTGGGGCCGTTGGGTCGGACATCTCGGCGCCGGGGACCAGGCCGCAGGGCTCACCCACCTTCTGGAATCGGGCAAGGCGCGGCCCGGTGACCGTGTTGCCCTGTTCGGGACGGGATCGGGGTATTCCTTCGGCTGTGCAGTGCTGGAGATCCTTCGGTCTCCGCAGTGGTCCGCCAGCACACGCTGA
- a CDS encoding cupin domain-containing protein, with protein sequence MTFDVVVNPITGERGVKRQGASAENGHLLVSDLYAAPNSAVAGEHIHPHGSETFTVVRGLLGLKVDGVSDQAGPGDRITVPAGVKHDWWNAGQETALVIVETDQPRFEEMIKTLFFLAEDGKTDDRGRPGLLQAVAMAREFDDVVRFTKPPRAVQRILYGALAPLARLRGYRGTHPEYAKRVSEVVDALEELPPEIAAMLPAGVPGSLKPPVAE encoded by the coding sequence ATGACCTTTGACGTAGTCGTAAATCCCATCACCGGCGAACGAGGGGTCAAGCGGCAAGGCGCATCCGCGGAGAACGGGCACCTGTTGGTGTCGGACCTCTACGCCGCACCGAACAGTGCCGTCGCGGGCGAGCACATCCACCCGCACGGCTCGGAGACCTTCACGGTCGTCAGGGGGTTGCTCGGCCTGAAAGTCGACGGAGTGTCGGACCAGGCCGGACCGGGGGACCGGATCACGGTGCCGGCGGGCGTGAAGCACGACTGGTGGAACGCGGGGCAGGAGACCGCCCTGGTGATCGTCGAGACGGACCAGCCGCGCTTCGAAGAGATGATCAAGACCTTGTTCTTCCTGGCCGAGGACGGCAAGACCGACGACCGCGGGCGCCCCGGACTGCTGCAGGCCGTTGCGATGGCGCGCGAGTTCGACGATGTCGTCCGCTTCACAAAGCCCCCGCGAGCGGTACAGCGGATCCTCTACGGCGCCCTGGCGCCGTTGGCCCGCCTGCGCGGCTACCGCGGCACCCACCCCGAGTACGCCAAGCGGGTTTCAGAGGTCGTCGACGCGCTGGAGGAGCTGCCGCCCGAGATCGCCGCGATGCTCCCCGCCGGCGTCCCCGGCTCACTGAAGCCGCCGGTCGCCGAATAG
- a CDS encoding alpha/beta hydrolase has product MTHAVTDVPGLPTGFTGTFESRYLRVNGITVHAVVGGSGPALLLLPGWPQFWYEWRLIMPQLAERFTVIAADLRGQGGSDKPASGYDGATLASDMAELMAQLGHERYAVVGADLGMFVGYVLAADHPDRVTRLVLAEATLPGVPPLPSLLEDRAQNALLWHFAFNSLDEINERMVSGREEIYFGHQFASKAASPTSIPQEAVDVYVSILRDPAALRASFEFYRDTDSPRQLLARVNNGPLPMPVLAIGGERSLGHQVEQTVRAVADDVIGAVLPGAGHYLSEEAPQALLKEIVHFLPA; this is encoded by the coding sequence ATGACGCATGCGGTAACCGATGTTCCCGGCCTGCCCACAGGCTTCACCGGCACGTTCGAAAGCCGCTACCTGCGGGTGAACGGCATAACCGTCCACGCCGTGGTGGGCGGCAGCGGACCGGCCCTCCTCCTGCTGCCCGGATGGCCGCAGTTCTGGTACGAATGGCGGCTGATCATGCCGCAGCTGGCCGAGCGCTTCACCGTCATCGCGGCCGACCTCCGCGGTCAGGGCGGCTCGGACAAGCCCGCGTCGGGATACGACGGCGCCACTCTCGCCTCCGACATGGCAGAGCTGATGGCACAGCTGGGACACGAACGCTATGCCGTGGTCGGCGCGGACCTCGGCATGTTCGTCGGCTACGTCCTCGCCGCCGACCACCCCGACCGCGTCACCCGCCTCGTCCTGGCCGAGGCGACCCTGCCCGGAGTCCCCCCGCTGCCGTCGCTGCTGGAGGACCGGGCCCAGAACGCGCTCCTGTGGCATTTCGCGTTCAACAGTCTCGACGAGATCAACGAGCGCATGGTCTCCGGCCGGGAGGAGATCTACTTCGGCCACCAGTTCGCCTCCAAAGCCGCCTCCCCGACGTCGATCCCCCAGGAGGCGGTCGACGTCTACGTGAGTATCCTGCGTGACCCCGCCGCACTCCGCGCGAGCTTCGAGTTCTACCGCGACACCGACTCCCCAAGGCAGCTGCTGGCCCGTGTGAACAACGGACCCCTCCCCATGCCCGTCCTTGCCATCGGCGGCGAACGAAGCCTCGGCCACCAAGTCGAACAGACCGTCCGCGCGGTCGCCGACGACGTCATCGGAGCCGTGCTTCCCGGTGCGGGGCATTACCTCTCCGAAGAAGCACCCCAGGCTCTCCTCAAGGAGATCGTGCACTTCCTCCCCGCCTGA
- a CDS encoding protease pro-enzyme activation domain-containing protein, with translation MSSDRARVRTGVSLAVALPLIAGGLVFGLPAAHAADDPTPGRDTLAGTKPSWATAEADKGAASDSARVSARVYLAGRDAAGLAAYAKAVSDPSSASYGRYLSAGQAQARFGAAKAQVAAVKAWLTSEGLKVTRVTRHYVAVTGNVAAAQKAFGTQLHNYAKGAGTYRAPVKEASVPKSLNGAVLTVTGLDDAPHMTTHHDQLPPPERVVRDSGPFSSYYGSNIASTLPDAYGTKIPYAVRGYTGKQLRAAYGAGRYTGKGVRIAITDAYASPTIAFDAATYAKKHGDAAWTTGQLRQVLPRNYTRTKKCDAAGWYGEETLDVEAVHAVAPGAQITYVGASSCDDDDQLDALSKTVDNHLADIVSNSWGSVEARETPDRAAAYDRVFQLGAVEGIGFYFSSGDDGDEVAKSKTKQVDAPANSAWVTAVGGTSLAVGKGNSYLWETGWGTEGAALSTDGKSWRGFPGKFTSGAGGGTSKTVAEPYYQKGVVPDALAKAHGATGNRVVPDIAAIADPNTGFLIGQTQTLPDGKTRAYDEKRTGGTSLAAPVIAAVQALAQQARCGKPIGFANPSIYARYGSKVYHDVTDNPTGSQLAVARVDFINHYDATRGLITSVVSLGKDSSLKAVNGYDDVTGVGTPASGYVQSYRRH, from the coding sequence GTGAGTTCCGACCGGGCAAGAGTGCGCACCGGCGTGAGTCTGGCCGTGGCGCTGCCGCTCATCGCCGGCGGGCTGGTGTTCGGCTTGCCTGCGGCGCACGCGGCGGACGACCCGACGCCGGGCCGGGACACGCTCGCGGGGACCAAACCCTCGTGGGCCACGGCCGAAGCCGACAAGGGCGCGGCCTCCGACAGCGCCCGGGTCTCCGCCCGGGTGTACCTCGCCGGCCGGGACGCGGCCGGCCTCGCGGCGTACGCGAAGGCCGTGTCCGACCCGTCCTCGGCGTCATACGGCAGGTACCTGAGCGCCGGCCAGGCTCAGGCACGCTTCGGCGCGGCCAAGGCCCAGGTGGCCGCGGTCAAGGCGTGGTTGACGTCGGAGGGCCTGAAGGTCACCCGGGTTACGCGGCACTACGTCGCCGTCACCGGTAACGTCGCCGCCGCCCAGAAGGCGTTCGGCACGCAGCTGCACAACTACGCCAAGGGCGCCGGGACCTACCGCGCCCCGGTGAAGGAGGCCTCCGTCCCCAAGAGCCTGAACGGCGCCGTCCTGACCGTCACCGGCCTGGACGACGCGCCGCATATGACGACCCATCATGACCAGCTCCCGCCGCCGGAGAGGGTGGTCCGCGACTCCGGTCCGTTCTCGTCGTACTACGGCTCGAACATCGCGAGCACGCTGCCGGACGCATACGGCACGAAGATCCCGTACGCCGTGAGGGGCTACACCGGCAAGCAGCTGCGCGCCGCCTACGGCGCGGGCAGGTACACGGGCAAGGGGGTGCGCATCGCCATCACCGACGCGTACGCCTCGCCGACCATCGCGTTCGACGCGGCCACCTACGCGAAGAAGCACGGCGACGCGGCCTGGACCACCGGCCAGCTGCGCCAGGTCCTGCCCAGGAACTACACGCGGACCAAGAAGTGCGATGCGGCCGGCTGGTACGGCGAGGAGACCCTCGACGTCGAGGCCGTGCACGCGGTCGCGCCCGGCGCGCAGATCACGTACGTCGGTGCCTCGTCCTGTGACGACGACGACCAGCTCGACGCACTCAGCAAGACCGTCGACAACCACCTGGCCGACATCGTCTCCAACTCCTGGGGCAGCGTCGAGGCCCGCGAGACGCCGGACCGCGCGGCCGCCTACGACCGGGTCTTCCAACTGGGCGCGGTGGAGGGCATCGGCTTCTACTTCTCCTCCGGTGACGACGGTGACGAGGTCGCTAAGAGCAAGACCAAGCAGGTCGATGCCCCGGCCAACTCGGCATGGGTGACGGCGGTCGGCGGCACGTCGCTGGCGGTCGGCAAGGGCAACTCGTACCTGTGGGAGACCGGCTGGGGCACGGAGGGGGCGGCCCTGTCGACCGATGGCAAGAGCTGGCGCGGCTTCCCGGGAAAGTTCACCTCGGGCGCGGGCGGCGGCACCAGCAAGACGGTCGCCGAGCCGTACTACCAGAAGGGCGTCGTCCCGGACGCGCTGGCCAAGGCCCACGGTGCCACCGGCAACCGCGTCGTCCCGGACATCGCGGCCATCGCCGACCCGAACACCGGGTTCCTGATCGGGCAGACGCAGACCCTGCCGGACGGCAAGACGCGGGCGTACGACGAGAAGCGCACCGGCGGCACCTCGCTCGCCGCGCCGGTGATCGCGGCCGTCCAGGCCCTGGCCCAGCAGGCGCGCTGCGGCAAACCGATCGGGTTCGCCAACCCGTCGATCTACGCCAGGTACGGCTCGAAGGTGTACCACGACGTCACGGACAACCCCACGGGCTCCCAACTCGCCGTGGCTCGCGTCGACTTCATCAACCACTACGACGCGACGCGCGGGCTGATCACGTCCGTGGTCAGCCTCGGCAAGGACAGCTCGCTGAAGGCCGTGAACGGCTACGACGACGTGACAGGCGTGGGCACGCCCGCGAGCGGCTACGTGCAGTCGTATCGCAGGCACTGA
- a CDS encoding MarR family winged helix-turn-helix transcriptional regulator, protein MSNEKAPGDAKASSSRAPRRAVSEEEMRHWRNFFAMQELLRGRIEQQLQADNGLSNADYTVLVALSEAPEGRARAFELGRGLGWEKSRLHHQLTRMSKRGLVEREAGPSRAMYVGITPEGRSALRRAAPGHTREIRRLVLDRITPKQLAQLGEISAVLLEGLQNEVTPNA, encoded by the coding sequence ATGTCGAACGAGAAAGCCCCGGGGGATGCGAAGGCTTCCAGCTCCAGGGCGCCGCGCCGGGCGGTCAGTGAGGAGGAAATGCGTCACTGGCGGAACTTCTTCGCCATGCAGGAACTGCTGCGCGGCCGGATCGAGCAGCAGCTCCAGGCCGACAACGGCCTGTCGAACGCCGACTACACGGTCCTGGTCGCACTCTCCGAGGCTCCCGAGGGCCGCGCGCGTGCCTTCGAACTTGGCCGAGGTCTCGGCTGGGAGAAGAGCCGCCTGCACCACCAGCTCACCCGTATGTCCAAGCGCGGGCTGGTGGAGCGCGAGGCAGGCCCGTCTCGCGCCATGTACGTGGGCATCACCCCCGAGGGCCGATCAGCCCTGCGGCGGGCGGCCCCCGGTCATACCCGGGAGATCCGGCGCCTGGTCCTGGATCGCATCACTCCAAAGCAGCTCGCCCAGCTCGGAGAGATCTCCGCCGTGCTCCTCGAGGGCCTGCAGAACGAGGTCACGCCCAACGCGTAG
- a CDS encoding transposase domain-containing protein yields the protein MAVTLAWKYTTASAESACTGGVGLGRVRDLDAPRRRGCLHRCGRGDCRGVREPGGDRPLVDRVVAEVGCAEKRWRVLSARFTVYFVLALCLFPQAD from the coding sequence ATGGCCGTCACCCTGGCCTGGAAATACACGACGGCGAGCGCGGAGTCCGCCTGTACCGGGGGTGTCGGCCTCGGCAGAGTGCGAGACCTCGATGCCCCGAGACGTCGCGGCTGCCTGCACCGGTGCGGTCGCGGCGATTGCCGCGGTGTCCGCGAGCCCGGCGGCGACCGACCGCTGGTGGATCGGGTCGTTGCCGAGGTCGGGTGTGCGGAGAAGCGCTGGCGCGTGCTGTCGGCCCGGTTCACGGTGTACTTCGTGCTCGCACTGTGCCTGTTTCCGCAGGCCGACTAG
- a CDS encoding LysE family transporter, translating into MSAALVAGLLAGYGIAMPVGAVATYLVALTARTSLKVGACAALGVATADGLYGLISMVGGSALAPAIRPIALPLHWASALVLIALACRSAVKAIAQYRERKVTSRADRELMSPARAYLVLLGITMMNPITVVYFAALVLAGQGTTAPERWEKAVFVLAAFIASASWQLLLAGGGALLGRVLTGIHGRLCTTLVSNAVMIGLAAHLLVSPS; encoded by the coding sequence GTGAGCGCGGCCCTGGTCGCAGGGCTCCTGGCCGGCTATGGCATCGCCATGCCGGTGGGAGCGGTCGCGACGTATCTCGTGGCCCTCACCGCGCGGACGTCGTTGAAGGTTGGTGCTTGCGCCGCTTTGGGCGTCGCGACCGCTGACGGCCTCTATGGGCTGATTTCCATGGTCGGAGGTTCAGCGCTCGCACCGGCGATCAGGCCGATCGCGCTGCCCCTGCATTGGGCATCGGCCCTGGTCCTCATTGCGCTGGCGTGCCGGAGCGCTGTGAAGGCCATCGCCCAGTACCGCGAGCGAAAGGTCACCAGCAGGGCCGACCGGGAACTCATGAGTCCCGCTCGGGCGTATCTCGTGCTCTTGGGCATCACGATGATGAACCCGATCACCGTGGTCTACTTCGCGGCGCTGGTACTCGCCGGCCAGGGAACCACGGCGCCGGAGCGGTGGGAGAAGGCGGTGTTCGTCCTGGCGGCCTTCATAGCCTCCGCGAGTTGGCAGTTGCTGCTCGCTGGCGGAGGCGCCCTGCTCGGGCGCGTGCTGACTGGCATTCACGGCCGGTTGTGCACCACCCTGGTTTCCAACGCTGTGATGATTGGCCTTGCGGCCCATCTATTGGTCTCTCCGTCGTGA
- a CDS encoding DoxX family protein, giving the protein MFIATVVLTALLALGFVGAGLPKALAQPAAMSDAERFGYPVRAFRYIGLLELGGVAGLIVGLWYWPVGVVAAAGLLLVCGGALRAHLRAGDAPKALAPAALFGVTAVAVLITRIASS; this is encoded by the coding sequence ATGTTCATCGCCACCGTGGTCCTGACCGCACTCCTGGCCCTCGGCTTCGTCGGCGCGGGGCTGCCCAAGGCCCTCGCACAGCCCGCCGCCATGTCCGACGCCGAACGCTTCGGGTACCCCGTCAGAGCCTTCCGGTACATCGGCTTGCTGGAGCTGGGCGGAGTGGCCGGACTTATCGTCGGCCTGTGGTACTGGCCAGTCGGCGTTGTGGCCGCCGCCGGGTTGCTGCTCGTCTGTGGCGGCGCCCTTCGCGCGCACCTGCGTGCCGGCGACGCGCCGAAGGCACTCGCCCCCGCTGCCCTGTTCGGCGTGACGGCGGTCGCCGTCCTGATCACGCGGATAGCCAGCTCCTGA
- a CDS encoding DUF2637 domain-containing protein translates to MHRVLIGVVVSGALIIAGIGFAGSYAAVRELAIKKGFGNFSYVFPVGIDAGICVLLALDLLLTWIRIPFPLLRQTAWLLTAATIAFNGAAAWPDPLGVGMHAVIPILFVVAVEAARHAIGRIADITADKHMEGVRLTRWLLSPVPTFLLWRRMKLWELRSYDQVIRLEQERLVYQARLRSRYGRAWRRKAPVESLMPLRLARYGVPLAETAPAGLAAAGIDEPPIQFTVGPTPVPAQRQSPELEAAVDQEKELGQARGVQPQSVEQPRTAHPESSHDLADEEGVQHLANAYQDWLAAFGFEPTSPQFALWLQDQYGIATVAGEPLSDEQLAPLLRLLRQRHTPLAENGPEHQGPHDADDGWGDYFYNAWLTYAQEHRAYPDAAALATYVYERDQITGGNGQPITGADLEDFVSTFRQREFDETEPPATEEAAAAAAQALSDDPLPQEDESEETPADAGAHPAKKTRSPRVSAPIDDPPGEDNAAGEPAALTTVDRYYLAWTEYQTEHGEEPKAERLSAYLAIKKGMTGRGGKPVSPSTLRRYLLPFRVYNVWAEQRVRNESPSLDAIAQECAAHGITAQHNKPLTTDYIVEQAIDFERRWQTLIRHHAQSQQ, encoded by the coding sequence ATGCACCGCGTACTCATAGGCGTGGTCGTTTCCGGCGCCTTGATCATCGCCGGTATCGGCTTCGCCGGCTCGTACGCGGCCGTCCGTGAGCTAGCCATCAAGAAGGGCTTCGGGAACTTCTCCTATGTGTTCCCGGTCGGCATCGACGCGGGTATCTGTGTCCTGCTGGCCCTGGACCTGCTGCTGACCTGGATCCGTATCCCCTTCCCGCTGCTGCGCCAGACGGCGTGGCTTCTGACGGCGGCGACGATCGCGTTCAACGGCGCGGCCGCCTGGCCGGACCCGCTGGGTGTCGGCATGCACGCGGTGATCCCGATCCTGTTCGTGGTCGCGGTCGAGGCCGCCCGCCACGCGATCGGCCGGATCGCCGACATCACGGCCGACAAGCACATGGAGGGCGTCCGCCTCACCCGCTGGCTGCTCTCCCCGGTTCCGACGTTCCTCCTGTGGCGCCGGATGAAGCTGTGGGAACTGCGCTCCTACGACCAGGTCATCAGGCTCGAACAGGAACGTCTCGTCTACCAGGCCCGCCTGCGCTCCCGCTACGGCCGCGCCTGGCGCCGCAAGGCCCCGGTGGAGTCCCTGATGCCGCTGCGCCTGGCCCGCTACGGCGTTCCCCTGGCGGAGACGGCCCCGGCCGGCCTCGCCGCCGCGGGCATTGACGAGCCACCGATTCAGTTCACCGTCGGGCCGACCCCGGTGCCGGCGCAGCGGCAGAGCCCCGAACTCGAGGCTGCCGTCGACCAGGAGAAGGAATTGGGGCAGGCGCGCGGCGTGCAGCCCCAGTCGGTGGAGCAGCCGCGGACCGCGCACCCTGAGTCGTCGCACGACCTTGCGGACGAAGAAGGCGTCCAACATCTGGCCAACGCCTATCAGGACTGGCTGGCTGCCTTCGGATTCGAGCCCACGAGCCCGCAGTTCGCTCTGTGGCTCCAAGACCAGTACGGCATCGCCACCGTGGCCGGCGAGCCACTGTCCGACGAGCAACTCGCCCCCCTGCTGCGACTTCTCAGACAGCGTCACACGCCCTTAGCTGAGAACGGGCCCGAACACCAAGGCCCGCACGACGCGGACGACGGATGGGGTGACTACTTCTACAACGCCTGGCTCACGTACGCGCAGGAACATCGGGCCTACCCCGATGCCGCCGCCCTTGCCACGTACGTCTACGAGCGGGACCAGATCACCGGCGGCAACGGCCAACCCATCACGGGCGCAGACCTGGAGGACTTCGTCTCCACTTTCCGGCAGCGCGAGTTCGACGAGACGGAACCGCCCGCTACCGAGGAAGCAGCCGCGGCCGCCGCACAGGCGCTCTCCGACGATCCCCTCCCACAGGAGGACGAGTCTGAGGAGACACCGGCCGACGCGGGCGCGCACCCTGCCAAGAAGACGCGCAGCCCCAGGGTGAGCGCCCCCATCGACGACCCGCCGGGCGAGGACAACGCGGCCGGGGAGCCCGCCGCCCTCACCACCGTCGACCGCTACTACCTCGCCTGGACGGAGTACCAGACCGAGCACGGCGAGGAACCCAAGGCCGAGCGGCTCTCCGCCTACCTTGCTATCAAGAAGGGCATGACCGGCCGCGGCGGAAAGCCGGTCAGCCCGTCCACCCTGCGCCGCTACCTCTTGCCGTTCCGTGTCTACAACGTCTGGGCGGAACAGCGGGTGCGCAACGAAAGTCCGTCGCTCGACGCCATTGCGCAGGAATGCGCAGCCCACGGGATCACCGCGCAGCACAACAAGCCCCTCACCACCGACTACATTGTCGAGCAGGCCATCGACTTTGAGCGGCGCTGGCAGACACTGATCCGCCACCACGCGCAGTCCCAGCAGTGA
- a CDS encoding pirin family protein, with translation MAVNSDRIQVGRGVDRIHGKLHVGPDAQVDDKNVIIAPFQPELTDPFLALSEDLFSSPGFEWHPHRGLETVTTVADGVLEHGDNVGHAGALGAGDVQWMTAGRGIIHRELAFRNERAHTLQLWVNLPAELKMVDNRYQDLLAADRPVIEHDGVRIDVIAGRVGDTVGPAKTHWPISGALLTLTPGQRYKHILPGRDRAFLHVLAGIVRIAGRPVAQGQTAWSDPVPGALDSAVDLLAADGDTPATVMVYSGPPIRQPVAMGGPFVMNSPDEIEQAFRDFHSGKFGDIPRQARLRYR, from the coding sequence GTGGCGGTGAATTCGGACCGCATCCAGGTGGGCCGCGGAGTCGACCGGATCCACGGCAAGTTGCACGTTGGCCCGGACGCGCAGGTCGACGACAAGAACGTGATCATCGCGCCGTTCCAGCCCGAGCTGACCGACCCGTTCCTGGCGCTGAGCGAGGACTTGTTCTCATCGCCGGGCTTCGAATGGCATCCCCACCGGGGCCTGGAGACCGTCACCACTGTGGCCGACGGAGTGCTGGAGCACGGGGACAATGTCGGCCACGCCGGTGCACTCGGGGCGGGGGACGTGCAGTGGATGACGGCCGGCCGCGGGATCATCCACCGTGAGCTCGCGTTCCGTAACGAGCGGGCGCACACCTTGCAGTTGTGGGTGAACCTGCCCGCGGAGTTGAAGATGGTCGACAACCGCTACCAGGATCTGCTGGCTGCCGACCGCCCCGTCATCGAACACGACGGCGTGCGCATCGACGTCATTGCCGGCCGGGTCGGCGACACGGTCGGACCCGCCAAGACGCACTGGCCGATCTCCGGCGCACTGCTCACGCTCACCCCCGGACAGCGCTACAAGCACATCCTGCCGGGCCGCGACCGTGCCTTCCTCCACGTCCTGGCCGGGATAGTGCGGATTGCCGGGCGACCCGTCGCCCAGGGGCAGACCGCCTGGTCCGACCCGGTCCCAGGCGCCTTGGACTCCGCTGTCGACCTCCTCGCCGCTGACGGCGACACCCCTGCCACCGTCATGGTCTACTCGGGCCCGCCGATCCGGCAGCCGGTGGCGATGGGCGGTCCGTTCGTCATGAACAGCCCTGATGAGATCGAGCAGGCCTTCCGCGACTTCCACAGCGGCAAGTTCGGCGACATCCCCCGCCAGGCGCGTCTGCGGTACCGGTGA